In a genomic window of Acipenser ruthenus chromosome 41, fAciRut3.2 maternal haplotype, whole genome shotgun sequence:
- the LOC117964928 gene encoding CD276 antigen-like isoform X1, translating into MMRTLSSCLFALPLLLTFSLAVVVPRSPVTSPPGSDVTLDCSFSYKAGADLTRVVVTWLRRDYRVVHSFYYGRDQLALQNETYRNRTQLFPEQFSVGNTSLRLKQVRGEDEGWYTCAVTNQVESTRGDVRLIVAAPYSEPQLAIGLPRPGDPVTLTVKVAGGYPRPTLLWLNAAGSDITNQSRTKQSVDSRGLYQIQSELEVVVNEAETFTFELDHPVMEQRVSRAVTLHPSTGVRIAQRSWLPVTFSLLLVLLLVLGMFLCGAGAAVTG; encoded by the exons ATGATGAGGACGCTCAGCTCCTGTCTGTTTGCTCTGCCTCTGCTTCTAACCT TTTCATTGGCAGTGGTGGTGCCCCGGTCTCCAGTGACGTCACCGCCCGGCAGTGATGTCACTCTCGACTGCTCTTTCTCCTATAAAGCGGGGGCTGATCTCACCAGAGTGGTGGTTACCTGGCTTCGCCGTGACTATCGGGTGGTCCACAGTTTCTATTACGGTCGAGACCAGCTGGCTCTGCAGAATGAAACCTACAGGAATCGGACCCAGCTGTTCCCAGAGCAGTTCAGTGTGGGGAACACCTCCCTCAGACTGAAACAGGTGCGGGGGGAGGATGAGGGCTGGTACACCTGCGCTGTCACCAACCAAGTGGAGAGCACCAGGGGAGACGTGCGACTCATAGTGGCAG CCCCTTACAGCGAGCCGCAGTTAGCGATTGGCCTGCCTCGCCCCGGTGATCCTGTGACCCTGACTGTCAAGGTGGCGGGCGGTTATCCCCGGCCCACACTGCTGTGGCTGAATGCggcaggaagtgacatcacaaaCCAGAGCCGCACCAAGCAGTCTGTGGACAGCAGGGGGCTCTACCAGATCCAGAGTGAGCTGGAGGTGGTGGTGAATGAAGCAGAGACCTTCACCTTCGAGCTGGATCACCCCGTGATGGAGCAGAGAGTGAGCCGAGCTGTCACCCTGCACCCAAGCACAG GCGTTCGTATTGCACAGAGAAGCTGGCTGCCTGTTACATTCTCACTGCTGCTTGTGTTGCTGCTGGTGCTCGGCATGTTTCTTTGTGGAGCTGGAGCAGCTGTGACAGGCTGA